In candidate division KSB1 bacterium, a genomic segment contains:
- a CDS encoding bifunctional 3,4-dihydroxy-2-butanone-4-phosphate synthase/GTP cyclohydrolase II, protein MTFNSIEEAIADFRDGKLLIVVDDEDRENEGDFCLAAEKVTPEKINFMAKHGRGLICVAMPSERLEALDLHPMVPDNTARLGTSFTVSVDAKRNTTTGISAHDRAETILQLIAPATKPTDLARPGHIFPLRAQPGGVLTRAGHTEAVVDLSRLAGLYPAGVLCEIMDEDGSMARVPRLMQLAEQFAIKIVTIRDLIEYRRRKEKLVRRIVTTRFPSRYGNFMLHLYESDIDENHHLAVVKGDVSTGEPTLVRVHSQCLTGDILGSLRCDCGEQLGRALQQIEQEGRGVLLYMRQEGRGIGLANKIRAYKLQDDGKDTVEANEALGFKADLRHYGIGAQILYDLGIRQIRLLTNNPKKIVGLEGYGLQVVARVPIQVPANEANQRYLETKRNKLGHLLVDELEAK, encoded by the coding sequence ATGACATTCAACAGCATCGAAGAAGCCATTGCCGATTTTCGTGACGGGAAATTATTGATCGTGGTCGATGATGAAGACCGCGAGAATGAAGGCGATTTTTGTTTAGCCGCCGAGAAAGTCACGCCGGAAAAAATCAATTTCATGGCGAAGCACGGGCGTGGTTTGATCTGTGTCGCCATGCCGTCGGAGCGACTGGAAGCGCTCGATTTACATCCGATGGTGCCGGATAACACGGCACGGCTCGGCACGTCGTTTACGGTTTCGGTCGACGCCAAGCGCAACACGACGACCGGCATCTCGGCGCACGACCGCGCGGAAACAATTTTGCAGCTCATCGCGCCAGCGACGAAGCCCACTGATCTGGCGCGGCCCGGTCATATTTTCCCCTTGCGCGCGCAGCCTGGCGGTGTGTTGACGCGCGCGGGCCACACCGAAGCCGTCGTCGATTTGTCCCGTCTTGCGGGGCTTTATCCTGCCGGCGTGCTCTGCGAGATCATGGACGAAGATGGCAGCATGGCGCGCGTGCCACGATTGATGCAGCTCGCCGAACAGTTCGCTATTAAAATCGTCACGATTCGCGATCTGATCGAGTATCGCCGGCGCAAGGAAAAACTGGTGCGCCGGATTGTGACCACGCGCTTCCCGAGCCGTTACGGCAATTTTATGCTGCATCTTTACGAAAGCGACATCGACGAGAATCACCATCTTGCCGTGGTCAAAGGCGACGTTTCAACCGGCGAGCCGACGTTGGTGCGCGTGCATTCGCAATGTCTCACCGGCGATATTCTCGGCTCTTTGCGCTGCGATTGCGGCGAGCAATTGGGCCGCGCCTTGCAGCAAATCGAGCAGGAAGGCCGCGGCGTTCTCCTTTATATGCGGCAGGAAGGGCGTGGCATCGGTCTGGCCAATAAAATTCGCGCGTATAAATTGCAAGACGACGGCAAAGACACGGTCGAGGCGAATGAAGCGCTGGGTTTCAAAGCCGATTTGCGGCATTACGGCATCGGCGCGCAAATTCTCTACGATCTCGGCATTCGCCAAATCCGCCTGCTCACCAACAACCCGAAAAAAATCGTCGGCTTGGAGGGCTACGGCCTGCAAGTCGTCGCGCGCGTGCCGATTCAAGTGCCGGCGAATGAAGCCAATCAGCGTTATTTGGAAACCAAGCGCAACAAGCTCGGGCATCTGCTGGTGGATGAGCTTGAAGCAAAATAA
- a CDS encoding putative DNA binding domain-containing protein — protein sequence MDANELQQLIELGESESLEFKKSLSEQADAIKTAVAFANGNGGWILFGVKPDGNVIGVTIGVNTLENLAEAFHQHTDPIIYPSISAVAVEGRTVIAVRVHAGTDKPYTYKGVAYKLVGRTTQQLSRSEYERMLLDRHTNGYETLPAIGARWEELDQKSLESFIAARAPRAWQSGADLVDRAITEKLAMRSAERVVPTIAGVLAFSAAPQSVNPAWGITALMFRGREFQREALLLRQDLTGSASSLIDAAAAFVARNMRTFPVFPYGETQRRDVREYDLAAVREAVANAVAHRDYSANEPIQIRLFDDRLEIQSPGPLPSELTIERILAGGVTRARNPILAQILLAHGYMERAGFGIVFIRQQMEKLGAPKPDFESGLAHFLVRLWARPNPNLKINNQSPTNNELPSTLQA from the coding sequence ATGGATGCAAACGAGCTTCAACAACTGATCGAACTCGGCGAAAGCGAGTCGCTCGAATTTAAAAAATCATTGAGCGAGCAAGCCGATGCGATCAAAACGGCTGTGGCCTTTGCCAACGGCAACGGCGGCTGGATCTTGTTTGGCGTGAAACCGGACGGCAATGTGATCGGTGTGACGATCGGTGTCAACACGCTGGAAAATTTGGCCGAAGCCTTTCATCAACATACCGATCCAATCATTTATCCCTCCATCAGTGCGGTTGCCGTCGAAGGTCGAACCGTCATTGCTGTTCGAGTTCATGCCGGAACGGATAAGCCATATACTTACAAAGGTGTCGCCTACAAGCTTGTTGGCCGCACAACGCAACAGTTGAGTCGAAGCGAATACGAGCGGATGTTGCTTGATCGCCATACCAACGGCTATGAAACTCTACCGGCAATTGGCGCAAGATGGGAAGAACTGGATCAGAAATCACTCGAAAGCTTTATTGCTGCGCGCGCCCCACGAGCTTGGCAAAGCGGCGCAGACCTTGTTGATCGCGCTATTACGGAAAAATTAGCCATGCGTTCAGCGGAGCGTGTGGTGCCAACTATCGCTGGTGTGTTGGCTTTTAGCGCGGCGCCGCAAAGCGTCAATCCTGCCTGGGGCATCACGGCACTCATGTTTCGTGGCCGTGAATTCCAACGCGAGGCGTTGCTGCTGCGCCAGGATTTAACCGGCTCCGCCTCTTCTCTCATCGATGCGGCAGCGGCCTTTGTTGCGCGCAACATGCGCACCTTTCCGGTTTTTCCATACGGCGAAACGCAGCGACGCGATGTGAGGGAATACGATCTTGCCGCCGTGCGCGAAGCGGTTGCCAATGCCGTCGCGCATCGTGATTACAGCGCCAACGAACCGATTCAGATTCGCTTGTTTGACGATCGTTTGGAAATTCAAAGTCCCGGCCCGCTGCCAAGCGAGCTGACTATCGAGCGCATTTTGGCCGGCGGGGTGACGCGCGCGCGCAATCCGATTTTAGCGCAGATTCTTCTCGCTCATGGATACATGGAACGGGCGGGATTTGGAATCGTTTTTATTCGCCAACAAATGGAAAAACTCGGAGCGCCGAAACCGGATTTTGAAAGCGGCCTCGCGCATTTTCTCGTCCGGCTCTGGGCGAGGCCGAATCCGAATTTAAAAATCAACAATCAATCACCAACGAACAACGAGCTACCATCTACCTTACAGGCGTAG
- the ribD gene encoding bifunctional diaminohydroxyphosphoribosylaminopyrimidine deaminase/5-amino-6-(5-phosphoribosylamino)uracil reductase RibD — MNATRFTPADRAFLQKTLELAAGGCGYVSPNPMVGAVVVKDGEIVGTGYHRRFGGDHAEVEALREAGHLARGATLYCNLEPCSHFGKTPPCVNRIIDAGISRVVIGTLDPNPLVNGRGVKILRERGLEIEFGLLEEACRELNESFFKFITARLPFVTLKIAQSLDGKIADANGQSKWISNAAARKLAHRWRGQNDAILIGIGTALADNPQLTVREEPGPQPRRIIADTNLRLPLTANVLTDDHVAKTIVAIGENCREREKIAEIEARGARVWPLRTTSAGSVDLRHLMERSAQEGIASVFVEGGRRLFSSLLEAELADRLKCFIAPKLLGDGMPAFQGLPINSLNDAIFLTKIKWENVGDNMLLSGVINYRRGTMKNEAQF; from the coding sequence ATGAACGCCACGCGCTTCACGCCGGCGGATCGCGCGTTTTTGCAAAAAACTCTCGAGCTGGCCGCCGGCGGCTGCGGCTACGTCAGCCCGAACCCCATGGTCGGCGCCGTCGTCGTCAAGGACGGTGAGATTGTCGGCACCGGTTATCATCGCCGATTCGGTGGCGATCACGCCGAGGTCGAGGCGCTGCGCGAAGCCGGTCATCTCGCGCGCGGGGCGACGCTGTATTGCAATCTCGAGCCCTGCAGCCATTTCGGCAAAACGCCGCCGTGTGTGAATCGCATCATCGATGCCGGTATCAGCCGCGTGGTCATCGGCACGCTCGACCCCAACCCGCTGGTCAACGGCCGCGGCGTCAAAATACTGCGCGAGCGCGGTCTTGAAATCGAATTCGGCTTGCTCGAAGAAGCGTGTCGCGAGCTCAACGAAAGTTTTTTTAAATTCATCACCGCGCGCCTGCCGTTCGTCACGTTGAAGATCGCCCAGAGTCTCGACGGCAAAATCGCCGATGCCAACGGCCAGTCAAAATGGATCAGCAACGCGGCGGCAAGAAAATTGGCGCATCGCTGGCGCGGGCAAAACGACGCCATCTTGATCGGCATCGGCACCGCGCTGGCCGACAATCCGCAGCTCACCGTTCGCGAGGAACCCGGGCCGCAGCCGCGCCGGATCATCGCCGATACGAATTTGCGTTTGCCGCTCACGGCGAATGTTTTAACCGACGATCACGTTGCCAAAACGATTGTGGCGATTGGCGAGAATTGCCGCGAGCGCGAGAAGATCGCCGAGATCGAAGCTCGCGGCGCAAGGGTTTGGCCGCTGCGCACGACGAGCGCCGGCAGCGTTGATTTGCGCCATCTCATGGAACGCAGCGCCCAGGAAGGCATTGCCTCGGTATTCGTCGAAGGCGGCCGCCGCCTCTTCAGCTCCCTGCTCGAAGCCGAATTGGCGGATCGCCTCAAATGTTTCATCGCCCCGAAATTGCTCGGCGATGGCATGCCGGCGTTTCAAGGCTTGCCGATCAACAGCTTGAATGACGCGATTTTCCTGACCAAAATAAAATGGGAAAACGTGGGCGACAACATGTTGTTGTCGGGCGTGATCAACTATCGCCGGGGCACAATGAAAAATGAGGCTCAATTTTGA
- a CDS encoding riboflavin synthase, giving the protein MFTGLVEEIGQIAGVESLGTSRRLTIRANRILEDAKIDDSICVSGVCLTVVARAENSFQVQAVDETLRKTTLGNLRQGSRVNLERALRPTDRLGGHFVQGHVDGVGRIADLIPQAAGKLLVVELSKELLRHVIPHGSIALDGVSLTVARLQVPRITIALIPHTLAQTTLGERRVGDELNVETDLLGKYVERLLNTHTSGELTNEKLMAWGYGDHNKSWRQT; this is encoded by the coding sequence ATGTTCACAGGCTTAGTCGAAGAAATCGGGCAGATCGCTGGCGTCGAGTCGCTGGGAACCTCCCGGCGGTTGACGATTCGTGCGAATAGAATTTTGGAAGACGCAAAAATCGATGACAGCATCTGCGTCAGCGGCGTTTGCCTGACCGTTGTGGCGCGCGCGGAAAACTCTTTTCAAGTGCAAGCCGTCGATGAAACGCTGCGCAAGACGACGCTGGGAAATCTGCGCCAGGGCAGCCGGGTGAATTTGGAACGGGCGCTGCGGCCAACCGACCGGCTCGGCGGGCATTTCGTGCAGGGCCATGTCGACGGCGTTGGCCGAATTGCCGATCTCATTCCGCAAGCCGCTGGAAAACTGCTGGTCGTCGAGTTAAGTAAAGAATTGCTGCGCCATGTCATTCCCCACGGCTCGATTGCGCTCGACGGCGTGAGCTTGACGGTGGCGCGCTTGCAAGTGCCCCGGATCACGATCGCGCTCATACCACACACGCTGGCGCAAACGACGCTGGGCGAGCGTCGCGTGGGCGATGAGCTGAACGTCGAAACTGATTTGCTCGGCAAATATGTCGAGCGCTTGTTGAACACCCACACCAGTGGCGAATTAACCAATGAAAAACTCATGGCGTGGGGTTACGGTGATCATAACAAGTCCTGGCGTCAAACGTGA
- a CDS encoding TerC family protein yields MNEYVIWIGFNVFVLAMLALDLGVFHRKAHEVKIKEALIWSAVWIALALAFNVGVYFWRGSETALEFLTGYLLEKALSVDNIFVFIMIFAYFRVPALYQHKVLFWGILGALVMRAIFIAAGVTLLQHFHWVIYIFGAFLILTGIKLAMQQDKEVHPEKNPVLRLFRRLMPVMKHYKGDKFLIKRRGRRYATPLLLVLVMVETTDLVFALDSIPAILAITMDPFIVYTSNVFAILGLRALYFALAGIMQMFHYLSYGLAAILVFVGVKMMMMDFYKLPIAISLGVVAGILTISVIASLLRPRQNSAPVKIDPPFEPVALQSEARH; encoded by the coding sequence ATGAATGAGTATGTGATATGGATTGGCTTCAATGTTTTTGTGTTGGCCATGCTGGCGCTGGATTTGGGGGTTTTTCATCGCAAGGCCCATGAGGTGAAAATCAAAGAGGCGCTGATATGGAGCGCGGTTTGGATCGCGCTGGCGCTGGCGTTCAACGTCGGCGTCTACTTCTGGCGCGGCTCGGAGACAGCGCTGGAATTCCTCACCGGCTACTTGCTGGAAAAGGCGCTGAGCGTCGACAACATTTTTGTCTTCATCATGATCTTCGCGTATTTTCGCGTGCCGGCGCTGTATCAGCACAAAGTCCTGTTCTGGGGGATTCTCGGCGCGCTGGTCATGCGCGCGATCTTCATTGCGGCGGGCGTGACCTTGCTGCAACACTTCCACTGGGTCATCTATATTTTCGGGGCCTTCTTGATTCTCACCGGCATCAAACTGGCGATGCAACAGGACAAGGAAGTGCATCCCGAGAAAAATCCGGTGCTCCGGCTGTTCCGGCGCCTGATGCCGGTTATGAAACATTATAAAGGCGACAAATTTCTCATCAAACGCCGCGGTCGCCGGTATGCCACACCGCTGCTGCTGGTTCTCGTCATGGTCGAAACCACCGACCTGGTTTTTGCGCTCGATTCGATTCCAGCGATTTTGGCCATCACGATGGATCCGTTCATCGTGTACACTTCGAATGTGTTCGCCATTTTGGGATTGCGCGCGCTGTATTTTGCGCTGGCCGGCATCATGCAGATGTTTCATTATCTCAGTTACGGCCTGGCGGCGATCCTCGTTTTCGTCGGCGTGAAAATGATGATGATGGATTTTTACAAGCTTCCCATCGCCATCTCCCTCGGCGTGGTTGCCGGCATTTTGACGATTTCGGTGATAGCTTCTTTGTTGCGCCCGCGGCAAAACAGCGCACCGGTAAAAATAGATCCGCCGTTTGAACCGGTTGCGCTGCAATCGGAAGCGAGGCACTGA
- a CDS encoding aminopeptidase, whose translation MTDPRFARLAEVLTSHSTRLQKGERVLIEAFDVPDAFVNELIAAVVERGAIPIVETKHNKVLRQLYRKYGEEAFRLLGEIEKYRMERMDAYIGVRGNDNICEMSDVPGIKMSYLQRHIFQPVHHDIRLKTKWVVLRYPNSSMAQLAGMSDEAFEDFYFDVCTMDYDRMTEAMQVLKERMESADRVQILGPDTELNFSIKGIPAIPCGGEYNIPDGECFTAPVRHSVNGVIHFNTPTSYQGVTFSDIKLEFRNGKIIDATADSAANSARLNEIFNTDEGARYVGEFALGFNPFITRPMLDILFDEKIAGSFHFTPGNAYENADNGNRSQIHWDMVMIQTPEYGGGEIWFDGEMIRKDGRFVPDYLQPLNPENLKNEYDDYVAPSLRRRRTRERIYSEEVLV comes from the coding sequence ATGACTGATCCACGATTTGCACGACTGGCCGAAGTGTTGACTTCTCATTCCACTCGCCTGCAAAAAGGCGAACGGGTTTTAATAGAAGCCTTCGACGTTCCGGATGCCTTTGTCAACGAACTGATTGCCGCCGTGGTTGAGCGCGGCGCGATTCCGATTGTTGAGACCAAGCACAACAAAGTGCTGCGCCAGCTCTATCGCAAATACGGTGAAGAGGCTTTCCGGCTGCTCGGCGAGATCGAGAAATACCGCATGGAGCGCATGGACGCTTACATCGGTGTGCGCGGCAACGACAACATTTGCGAGATGTCGGACGTTCCCGGCATCAAGATGAGCTATTTGCAGCGCCACATTTTTCAGCCGGTGCATCACGACATTCGCCTCAAAACCAAATGGGTGGTGCTGCGCTATCCGAACTCCTCGATGGCGCAACTGGCCGGCATGAGCGATGAAGCGTTTGAAGATTTTTATTTCGACGTATGCACGATGGATTACGATCGCATGACCGAGGCGATGCAAGTGCTGAAAGAGCGCATGGAGAGCGCCGACCGCGTGCAGATTCTCGGCCCGGATACCGAGCTCAACTTCAGCATCAAAGGCATTCCGGCGATCCCCTGCGGCGGCGAATACAACATTCCCGACGGCGAATGCTTCACCGCGCCGGTGCGCCATTCGGTGAACGGCGTCATTCATTTTAACACGCCGACGAGTTATCAAGGCGTGACATTCTCGGACATCAAGCTGGAATTTCGCAACGGCAAGATTATCGACGCCACCGCAGACTCGGCGGCCAATTCGGCGCGGCTGAACGAAATTTTCAATACCGACGAGGGCGCGCGCTATGTCGGCGAGTTTGCGCTTGGCTTCAATCCGTTTATCACGCGGCCGATGCTCGACATTCTCTTCGACGAGAAAATCGCCGGCTCGTTTCATTTCACCCCTGGCAATGCGTATGAGAACGCCGACAACGGCAACCGCTCTCAGATTCACTGGGACATGGTGATGATTCAAACGCCGGAGTACGGCGGCGGCGAAATCTGGTTCGACGGCGAGATGATCCGCAAGGACGGTCGCTTCGTGCCCGACTATTTGCAGCCGCTCAATCCGGAAAATTTGAAAAACGAGTACGACGACTATGTCGCGCCGTCTTTGCGGCGCCGCAGAACCAGAGAAAGAATTTACTCGGAAGAGGTTTTGGTATGA
- a CDS encoding aminotransferase class I/II-fold pyridoxal phosphate-dependent enzyme, with amino-acid sequence MKISSFLVERWIGKYEWTIPYDLAETGVFPLKVEELYALDATLSERLAACQLDYGVNPGRTELRRAIAEMYPGKSADDILITHGAIEANWLLMHALVNPGDRVVCTWPVYQQLWQIAAYLGAEVRKWDFRRDPDFSELRKLLEKPAKLLIINSPNNPTGRAFTRAQLQRLVELGESAGAWVLCDEVYRGLAYNQHDVAPPLTALKNGRAIISMSLSKVFGLPGLRTGWIVAPPQVREACLRFRDYISISPPKISDLLAEVAIRHRDKVLERNRQILHRNHRVLTEWAALHCGVVKLEIPQAGTTAFAEYLAAMDSETFGRRLVEEQGVLIVPGFCFEVEQHFRIGYGCATEVLQAGLERIADFLKSMS; translated from the coding sequence ATGAAAATTTCCTCCTTCCTCGTCGAACGCTGGATCGGCAAATACGAATGGACCATTCCGTATGATTTGGCCGAGACCGGCGTGTTTCCGTTAAAAGTTGAAGAGTTGTATGCGTTGGATGCAACCTTGTCGGAACGTCTCGCCGCATGCCAACTCGATTACGGCGTCAATCCCGGTCGCACGGAATTGCGCCGCGCAATTGCGGAGATGTATCCGGGCAAATCCGCCGATGATATTCTCATCACCCACGGCGCCATCGAGGCGAACTGGCTGCTCATGCACGCGTTGGTGAATCCCGGTGATCGCGTGGTCTGCACCTGGCCGGTTTATCAGCAGCTCTGGCAGATCGCGGCGTATCTCGGCGCGGAGGTCCGCAAATGGGATTTCCGCCGCGATCCGGATTTCTCTGAGCTTCGCAAACTGCTGGAAAAGCCGGCGAAACTTCTCATCATCAATTCCCCCAATAATCCAACCGGCAGGGCGTTCACGCGGGCGCAACTGCAAAGGCTGGTGGAATTGGGCGAGAGCGCGGGCGCTTGGGTTTTGTGCGATGAAGTTTATCGCGGTTTAGCTTATAATCAACACGACGTCGCGCCGCCACTGACCGCGTTGAAAAATGGCCGCGCCATCATTTCGATGAGCCTGTCAAAAGTTTTCGGCCTGCCCGGTTTGCGCACCGGCTGGATTGTCGCGCCACCGCAAGTGCGGGAAGCCTGTTTGCGCTTTCGCGATTATATCAGCATCAGCCCGCCGAAAATTTCAGATTTGCTCGCGGAAGTCGCGATCCGCCACCGCGACAAAGTGTTGGAAAGAAATCGGCAGATTCTCCATCGCAATCATCGTGTGCTCACCGAATGGGCGGCGCTGCATTGCGGCGTCGTCAAATTGGAAATACCGCAAGCCGGCACCACGGCGTTTGCAGAGTATCTCGCCGCGATGGATTCTGAAACCTTTGGACGCCGGCTCGTCGAAGAACAAGGCGTGCTGATCGTCCCGGGTTTTTGCTTTGAAGTCGAACAACATTTCCGCATCGGCTACGGCTGCGCGACGGAAGTGTTGCAGGCGGGGTTGGAGCGGATTGCGGATTTTTTGAAGTCGATGTCTTAA